In the Chroococcidiopsis sp. SAG 2025 genome, one interval contains:
- a CDS encoding site-2 protease family protein, whose protein sequence is MNGTIRVGNLFGIPFYVAPSWFLVLGLVTWSYTSGLATQFPAWGSLLPLVLGLTTALLLFASVLAHELGHSFVAIRQGIEVKSITLFLFGGLASLEKESKTPSEAFWVALAGPLVSLLLFGLLTAINASVPLLAPFAAVVGTLAYVNLALALFNLIPGLPLDGGNILKALVWKITGNPEKGVVFASRAGQFIGWLAIASGLIPLLLFGTFGNFWNLILGWFLLQNASRTAQSATLQSTLKTIKVADVVNFDSPIVSADLSLREFADESILGHGKWERFLVTDLEGKLIGTMILDALRVVPTSRWAETQVRELMQPIEPSAMIQSEQSLLEAVKILEQQQRSALPVIGENGVLVGLLEKAAVLRWLQKRVQAPA, encoded by the coding sequence ATGAATGGCACTATTCGCGTTGGTAATCTATTTGGAATTCCCTTCTATGTCGCCCCGTCCTGGTTTTTGGTTTTGGGCTTAGTGACTTGGAGTTATACCAGTGGGTTAGCAACGCAGTTCCCTGCTTGGGGTAGTTTGCTACCCTTGGTGCTGGGATTAACTACCGCTTTATTGCTATTTGCTTCAGTCTTAGCGCACGAACTAGGACACAGTTTTGTTGCCATCAGACAGGGAATTGAAGTTAAATCGATCACTTTATTTCTGTTTGGCGGTCTTGCTAGCCTGGAAAAAGAATCAAAAACTCCCAGTGAAGCGTTTTGGGTAGCGCTTGCTGGTCCATTGGTGAGTTTATTGTTGTTCGGGCTATTGACAGCAATTAACGCCAGCGTACCATTGCTAGCACCTTTTGCCGCAGTTGTAGGAACGCTGGCTTACGTGAACTTGGCGTTGGCGCTGTTCAACTTGATTCCTGGCTTACCTTTGGATGGAGGTAACATCCTTAAAGCACTAGTTTGGAAAATTACGGGTAATCCTGAAAAAGGTGTTGTCTTTGCCAGTAGAGCAGGGCAATTCATTGGCTGGTTGGCGATCGCATCTGGCTTAATCCCCCTACTATTGTTTGGTACTTTTGGTAACTTCTGGAACCTGATCTTAGGTTGGTTTTTACTTCAAAATGCCAGCAGGACTGCTCAATCTGCTACATTGCAGTCAACACTAAAGACCATCAAGGTGGCAGACGTAGTAAATTTTGACAGCCCAATAGTATCAGCCGATCTTTCTCTGAGAGAATTTGCTGATGAATCGATTCTTGGTCATGGTAAGTGGGAGAGGTTTTTAGTCACCGATCTTGAAGGGAAACTGATTGGTACGATGATTCTAGATGCTTTAAGAGTGGTTCCTACTTCACGTTGGGCAGAAACCCAAGTGAGAGAATTGATGCAACCGATCGAGCCATCGGCGATGATTCAATCCGAGCAATCGCTACTAGAAGCAGTAAAAATCCTAGAACAACAGCAACGCTCGGCGCTACCTGTAATTGGCGAAAATGGCGTACTAGTCGGACTTTTAGAGAAAGCTGCGGTGCTGCGCTGGTTGCAAAAACGAGTACAAGCACCTGCTTAA
- a CDS encoding DUF4277 domain-containing protein has product MQNLDHLGIIAGLVDELEIVEQINQHLGEDPRERISPGVAVKAMILNGLGLVAALGSAAPAPISITYGYSRDRRPDLK; this is encoded by the coding sequence GTGCAAAACCTCGACCATCTAGGAATTATCGCCGGATTGGTAGACGAGTTAGAGATTGTGGAGCAAATCAATCAACACTTGGGCGAAGACCCGCGAGAGCGAATAAGTCCAGGGGTAGCGGTGAAAGCCATGATTTTGAATGGATTAGGACTTGTAGCAGCCCTTGGGAGTGCTGCCCCCGCTCCGATTAGCATCACCTATGGCTATTCCCGTGACCGTCGTCCTGATTTGAAATAG
- a CDS encoding transposase, whose translation MPLIWDNATWHVSKQVRQWIRQHNAQVKRTGKGVRLIVCQLPVKSPWLNAIEPKWIHAKRAIVEPQRKLTAQEIQTRVCDYFGFPLLEPLAKKVS comes from the coding sequence ATGCCTCTAATTTGGGACAACGCCACTTGGCATGTCTCCAAGCAAGTTCGACAATGGATTAGACAACATAATGCTCAAGTCAAACGAACCGGAAAGGGAGTTCGATTGATTGTGTGTCAATTGCCAGTCAAGAGTCCGTGGTTAAATGCGATTGAACCGAAATGGATTCATGCCAAACGAGCGATTGTGGAACCCCAACGGAAACTAACAGCACAAGAAATTCAGACTAGAGTGTGTGACTATTTTGGGTTTCCCCTCCTAGAGCCACTTGCAAAAAAGGTCTCCTGA
- a CDS encoding metal ABC transporter solute-binding protein, Zn/Mn family, translated as MLRCFHSNTPQLWGAILLAFAVGLTGCSSGNQATNQTQTETRAASTTASKGKPKVIASYSVVCDLTESIAADSVDLTCLVDPEADPHTYQATPADRKAIETAQLILYGGYDFEPTIVNLVQATKNSAPKLAVNEQAVPKPLMGEAHEHEGEEHAHESGEAEHESGEMAADPHVWHDAENGIRMVEVIRNQLQKVAPEHQELYERNAQQLSDELKQVDTWIQAQINTIPPQQRKLVTTHDALGYYANAYGLKIEGTLQGFSTEEQPTAARLRELVKEVKSTNVPTIFAEVTANDKVIRTVAREAGVKIADQQLYADGLGAEGSWAGTYAGMLTSNTCVIASGLGGKCTPFAAKSNS; from the coding sequence ATGCTAAGGTGCTTTCACTCAAACACGCCCCAGCTTTGGGGAGCAATATTACTGGCGTTCGCTGTTGGGTTAACCGGGTGTAGTTCTGGCAACCAGGCAACTAATCAAACTCAAACTGAAACAAGAGCTGCTTCTACTACTGCATCTAAGGGGAAACCCAAAGTGATAGCCTCATACAGTGTTGTGTGTGACTTGACTGAATCAATCGCCGCTGACAGCGTTGACCTAACTTGTTTAGTTGACCCTGAAGCTGACCCCCATACCTATCAAGCAACGCCAGCCGACCGCAAAGCGATCGAGACAGCACAACTGATCCTATATGGTGGTTATGATTTTGAACCAACGATTGTCAACCTAGTTCAAGCAACCAAAAACTCAGCTCCCAAGCTGGCAGTAAACGAGCAGGCTGTTCCCAAGCCGCTGATGGGCGAAGCCCACGAGCATGAGGGAGAAGAGCATGCTCATGAGTCGGGTGAAGCAGAACATGAGTCAGGCGAGATGGCTGCCGATCCCCACGTTTGGCACGATGCTGAGAATGGCATCCGCATGGTAGAAGTGATTCGCAACCAGCTGCAAAAGGTAGCACCGGAACATCAAGAACTTTACGAGCGCAACGCTCAGCAATTGAGCGATGAACTCAAGCAGGTGGACACTTGGATTCAAGCGCAAATTAATACTATTCCCCCGCAGCAACGTAAGTTGGTGACGACTCACGATGCCTTGGGTTACTATGCCAATGCCTACGGTCTGAAAATTGAAGGAACGCTACAGGGCTTCAGCACTGAAGAACAACCTACCGCAGCACGACTGAGAGAATTGGTTAAAGAGGTGAAGTCAACTAACGTTCCGACAATTTTTGCAGAAGTGACGGCGAATGACAAAGTGATTAGAACTGTTGCTAGAGAAGCTGGGGTGAAAATTGCCGACCAACAGTTGTATGCCGATGGTTTAGGGGCTGAGGGTAGTTGGGCTGGAACTTATGCCGGGATGCTGACATCCAATACTTGCGTCATTGCCAGCGGACTCGGAGGTAAGTGTACGCCTTTTGCCGCTAAATCAAATAGTTAG
- a CDS encoding WD40 repeat domain-containing protein encodes MRSPSLNSPQFDLYSSKTLSDYVTALAWSPRGDTLAVSDAAGEVKLWYCEGSLVTLLSCIGKSVDCLAFSPDGQFLAAGGQDGKVKIWRSLENELVATLENAPAWIDRLAWSPTSNQLAFSMGRYVQVWDVDLGEIAVTLNFDNSSILGLDWRCDGRYLAIAGYQGAKVWQSQDWDEEPYILDIPSASVAIAWSPEGKYLAAGNMDRTIAVMKWDNPNPWVMRGFPGKIRQLAWSEVRTGQDAPLLASSSVEGIVVWEKQAIESLSWQSRVLARHTEVVQAIAFQPHSLLLASASADGCVCLWHRAKRLAQVLNGAPDGFSCLAWHPQGQQLAAGGHNGELLIWSKAMRGQGFGRR; translated from the coding sequence ATGAGATCCCCAAGCCTCAATTCTCCGCAGTTCGACCTGTACTCTTCTAAAACGCTTTCCGATTATGTCACAGCGCTTGCTTGGTCGCCACGAGGTGACACTCTGGCAGTTAGTGACGCGGCTGGAGAAGTGAAACTATGGTACTGTGAGGGCAGTCTCGTTACCTTGCTTTCATGTATTGGTAAGTCAGTAGATTGCCTCGCCTTTTCCCCAGATGGACAATTTTTAGCTGCAGGGGGGCAGGATGGAAAGGTAAAAATTTGGCGCTCTCTAGAAAATGAATTAGTTGCCACGTTAGAAAATGCTCCGGCTTGGATCGATCGACTTGCCTGGAGTCCAACCAGTAACCAGTTAGCTTTTAGCATGGGGCGCTATGTTCAGGTATGGGATGTTGATTTAGGCGAGATTGCTGTAACGCTGAATTTTGATAACTCCTCAATATTAGGTCTAGACTGGCGTTGTGATGGACGGTATCTGGCGATCGCTGGTTATCAGGGAGCTAAGGTTTGGCAGAGTCAGGACTGGGATGAAGAGCCGTACATATTAGATATACCTTCTGCAAGTGTAGCGATCGCCTGGTCGCCGGAGGGCAAATATCTTGCTGCTGGCAACATGGATCGAACAATTGCTGTTATGAAGTGGGATAATCCCAACCCTTGGGTGATGCGCGGCTTTCCTGGTAAAATTCGCCAACTTGCTTGGTCAGAAGTTAGAACTGGGCAAGATGCTCCTCTATTAGCCTCTTCCAGCGTTGAAGGCATTGTAGTCTGGGAAAAGCAGGCGATTGAGTCTTTGAGCTGGCAAAGCCGAGTTTTGGCTCGACATACTGAAGTAGTGCAGGCGATCGCCTTTCAACCCCACAGCTTACTCCTCGCTTCTGCCTCTGCCGATGGCTGCGTCTGTCTGTGGCACAGAGCCAAGCGACTAGCCCAAGTTTTGAACGGTGCCCCAGATGGGTTTTCCTGCCTAGCTTGGCATCCTCAAGGGCAGCAACTTGCCGCTGGGGGACACAACGGTGAATTACTAATTTGGTCAAAAGCCATGCGAGGGCAGGGATTTGGTCGCCGCTGA
- a CDS encoding GTP-binding protein: MLQVTTNIPPIAVFAGHLGAGKTKLFICTLPHKPDKKIVALVNEFGEIGIDSQLVINPNEEIFETNSCGICCTPRGDLIRVVGDFRQRQDKFEDLATKTTTLDRAALTIQTFFVGEDLQSQLQLDVVVTVADAKYIWKNWESSEARKQFAVADAIWLNQTDRLTQQQLYELQKRIRAVNVLAKIYHNCNTNFAMDTILEVGAFKRQSARETDPSVLSQAACQHAQSVSAVALVESGVLEGEKFDNWICRLLQTTGLDIFWMKGILNIADEDCRFLCQSVRMLFERCRDRPWQPNETRKNELVFIGRNLDQAKLREDFRAILI, from the coding sequence ATGCTGCAAGTGACGACGAATATCCCTCCCATTGCAGTTTTCGCAGGACATTTGGGAGCAGGGAAAACAAAGCTCTTCATCTGTACTCTCCCCCACAAACCTGACAAGAAGATCGTTGCGCTCGTCAATGAATTTGGGGAAATCGGTATTGATAGCCAGCTAGTAATTAATCCCAATGAAGAAATTTTTGAGACGAATAGTTGCGGCATTTGCTGTACGCCACGCGGCGATCTGATTCGGGTCGTTGGCGATTTCAGGCAACGGCAGGATAAATTTGAGGATTTGGCAACCAAAACAACTACTCTGGATCGCGCTGCACTAACGATTCAGACTTTCTTTGTCGGTGAAGATTTACAGAGCCAATTACAGCTAGATGTGGTGGTAACGGTGGCGGATGCCAAATATATCTGGAAAAACTGGGAAAGCAGCGAAGCTCGAAAACAATTTGCCGTTGCCGATGCAATCTGGCTCAACCAGACTGACCGATTAACGCAACAGCAACTGTACGAACTCCAGAAGCGGATTCGGGCGGTCAATGTACTAGCTAAAATCTACCATAATTGCAATACCAACTTTGCAATGGACACAATTTTAGAGGTGGGAGCTTTTAAGCGACAATCAGCTAGAGAGACTGACCCTAGTGTTTTGAGTCAAGCTGCTTGCCAGCACGCTCAATCTGTGAGTGCTGTAGCCCTAGTAGAATCCGGCGTACTTGAAGGCGAAAAGTTTGATAACTGGATTTGCCGATTGCTACAAACTACCGGACTGGATATCTTTTGGATGAAGGGGATTCTCAATATTGCCGATGAAGATTGCCGATTCTTGTGCCAAAGCGTTCGTATGCTGTTTGAGCGCTGCCGCGATCGCCCTTGGCAACCAAATGAGACTAGAAAGAATGAATTAGTCTTCATTGGTCGTAATTTAGATCAAGCCAAACTTAGAGAAGATTTCCGCGCTATTTTGATTTAG
- a CDS encoding GTP-binding protein, which yields MINTEASLVPVTVLTGYLGSGKTTLLNRILTHEHGLKVAVIVNEFGEVGIDNQLVIDADEEIFEMNNGCICCTVRGDLIRIIGNLMRRRDKFDHLVIETTGLADPAPVIQTFFVDEDMQTQLSLDAVVTVVDAKHISQHWEADEAQEQIAFADVILLNKTNLVASKQLDELERRIRSMNALAKIYRTRNAELEMDALLGVGAFDLNRALEIDPEFLHETTHKHDETVGSVALVESGAMDFNKLNNWLSSLLQTQGPDIFRMKGILNIAGEDQRFVFQGVHMLFDGTRDRPWKPNEPRKNELIFIGRNLDKAQLKEDFRACLT from the coding sequence ATGATTAATACTGAGGCGAGTTTAGTTCCCGTTACCGTTCTCACCGGATATTTGGGTTCTGGTAAAACTACGCTGCTAAATCGCATCCTGACTCACGAACACGGCTTGAAGGTAGCTGTAATTGTCAACGAGTTTGGGGAAGTTGGTATCGATAATCAACTAGTCATCGATGCCGATGAAGAAATCTTTGAAATGAACAACGGCTGTATTTGCTGTACAGTTCGGGGCGATTTAATTCGGATTATCGGGAACTTGATGCGACGGCGGGATAAGTTCGACCATCTAGTAATTGAAACAACAGGGCTAGCAGATCCCGCACCCGTGATTCAGACTTTCTTTGTCGATGAAGATATGCAAACTCAGTTATCCTTGGATGCTGTGGTGACAGTAGTGGATGCCAAACACATCTCTCAGCACTGGGAGGCTGATGAAGCTCAAGAGCAGATTGCCTTTGCTGATGTCATTTTACTGAATAAGACGAACTTAGTAGCTAGCAAGCAGCTAGACGAGCTAGAGCGACGGATTCGTTCGATGAACGCTCTTGCCAAAATCTATCGGACCCGCAACGCCGAGCTAGAAATGGACGCTCTTTTAGGAGTGGGAGCATTTGATTTGAACCGCGCCCTGGAAATTGACCCAGAATTTTTGCATGAGACCACCCACAAACACGATGAAACGGTGGGTTCTGTGGCATTAGTGGAATCTGGAGCAATGGATTTTAACAAGTTGAACAATTGGCTTTCATCCCTGCTACAAACCCAAGGTCCAGATATCTTCCGCATGAAAGGCATTCTCAATATTGCTGGGGAAGACCAGCGATTTGTGTTTCAAGGCGTGCATATGTTATTTGATGGCACGCGAGATCGCCCCTGGAAGCCAAATGAGCCCCGAAAAAATGAGTTAATCTTCATCGGTCGCAATCTTGACAAAGCCCAACTCAAAGAAGATTTCCGCGCGTGTTTGACTTAG
- a CDS encoding heavy metal translocating P-type ATPase, with protein sequence MAHQYSRSTSFTKALVKEHPNAIAAIVCGLLVFLGWLALQLKWMGLGLLLLPAAYVIGGYESAREGLTTLWQEKELDVDLLMIVAALGAAGLGLWRQEYYLIVDGAVLILIFAISGALHGVAFQSTERDIRSLMSLSADTARVVLLGQEQTIPVTKLQLDDCVLVKPGELIPIDGIITEGYSSLNEAPLTGESLPVEKTIGDEVFAGTLNGNGALMLQVHKPPQSSLIQRIQQLVQQAQSEAPPSQQFIEKFERHYARIIIVTGLLLVILPPWLWGWDWETTIYRALIFLVVASPCALVAATMPALLSGIANGARQGILFKSGTQLETIGRVKAIAFDKTGTLTTGQLQVVDTLPAPGQSKNRVLQVAAAIEIFSEHPIGQAIVRTAQQQRLESLDATTVQAQPGQGAIGEVDGRQVVVGKAALLQQQLLGVPSELCQWGDRQEESGQTVVWVAYAGQVLGAIALADTVRPEAREIVANLKKLGIEKIVMVTGDNWRTARKIGRETGVDQIYAELLPEDKVKVIQHLQQQYKIVAMVGDGINDAPALAQASVGIAMGAAGSNVALETADVVLMTDRLKKLEQAIRLGRRSQVIVKQNIAFALCTIILLLLANFAGKIAMPLGVIGHEGSTVIVTLSGLRLLRG encoded by the coding sequence ATGGCTCATCAATATTCCCGCTCAACTTCTTTTACTAAAGCGTTAGTAAAAGAACATCCAAATGCGATTGCCGCTATTGTCTGTGGGCTACTAGTCTTCCTCGGTTGGCTAGCCCTGCAATTGAAATGGATGGGACTGGGCTTGTTGCTTTTACCAGCAGCGTATGTAATTGGTGGTTATGAAAGCGCCCGTGAAGGGCTGACAACTTTATGGCAAGAAAAAGAGCTGGATGTAGACCTGCTGATGATTGTCGCCGCGCTGGGAGCAGCTGGCTTGGGGTTATGGCGACAGGAGTACTACCTAATTGTGGATGGGGCAGTGCTAATTCTAATTTTCGCTATCAGTGGTGCTTTGCATGGCGTAGCCTTCCAAAGCACCGAGCGCGATATTCGCAGCCTCATGAGCTTGAGTGCGGATACAGCTAGGGTAGTGCTGCTAGGTCAGGAACAGACGATCCCTGTTACCAAATTACAACTGGACGATTGCGTATTAGTCAAGCCTGGAGAACTCATACCTATCGATGGCATTATTACAGAAGGCTATAGTTCGCTCAATGAAGCCCCACTCACGGGAGAGTCCTTGCCAGTAGAGAAGACAATCGGGGATGAAGTCTTTGCAGGAACGCTCAACGGTAACGGTGCTTTAATGCTTCAAGTACACAAACCACCCCAAAGCAGCCTGATTCAGCGAATACAACAGCTGGTGCAGCAAGCCCAATCTGAAGCACCTCCCTCGCAGCAGTTTATCGAAAAATTTGAGCGGCACTATGCGCGGATAATTATCGTGACTGGATTGCTACTGGTGATTCTACCGCCCTGGCTCTGGGGTTGGGACTGGGAAACTACGATTTATCGCGCCCTGATCTTTTTGGTTGTAGCCTCTCCTTGTGCATTAGTGGCAGCGACTATGCCCGCCCTACTATCGGGAATTGCCAATGGAGCGCGGCAAGGCATTTTGTTTAAAAGTGGCACTCAGTTAGAAACAATTGGTCGAGTCAAGGCGATCGCTTTTGACAAAACTGGCACCCTGACCACAGGGCAACTTCAAGTTGTTGACACGCTTCCAGCCCCAGGACAGTCGAAAAATCGAGTTCTTCAGGTTGCTGCTGCTATCGAAATCTTTTCCGAGCATCCTATCGGACAAGCGATCGTCCGCACTGCCCAACAACAGCGACTAGAATCGCTCGATGCTACAACTGTGCAAGCACAACCTGGGCAAGGCGCGATCGGAGAAGTCGATGGTCGGCAAGTAGTAGTGGGCAAAGCGGCGTTGCTCCAGCAGCAGCTACTGGGCGTTCCTTCCGAGCTGTGCCAGTGGGGCGATCGCCAGGAAGAGTCGGGTCAAACGGTTGTCTGGGTAGCTTATGCAGGTCAGGTTCTAGGAGCGATCGCACTTGCAGATACTGTACGCCCAGAAGCACGAGAGATCGTTGCAAACTTGAAAAAATTAGGGATTGAAAAGATTGTAATGGTGACGGGTGACAACTGGCGGACGGCTCGTAAAATTGGTCGAGAAACTGGCGTAGACCAAATCTACGCCGAACTTCTACCAGAGGATAAAGTCAAGGTGATTCAACACCTTCAGCAACAGTACAAAATCGTAGCAATGGTAGGAGATGGGATCAATGATGCTCCTGCTCTAGCTCAAGCGTCTGTTGGCATCGCTATGGGGGCTGCTGGTAGTAACGTGGCGCTAGAAACAGCAGATGTAGTTTTGATGACAGACCGTCTGAAAAAATTGGAACAAGCTATTCGCTTAGGTCGTCGCTCTCAGGTCATTGTTAAACAAAACATCGCCTTTGCACTCTGCACTATTATCCTGCTATTGCTGGCTAATTTTGCTGGCAAGATCGCGATGCCCTTGGGTGTGATTGGACATGAGGGATCTACAGTCATTGTCACCTTGAGCGGTCTTCGGTTACTGAGAGGTTAG